The Vicia villosa cultivar HV-30 ecotype Madison, WI linkage group LG1, Vvil1.0, whole genome shotgun sequence genome includes a region encoding these proteins:
- the LOC131595424 gene encoding macrodontain-1-like, protein MHLISICIIILWAYAYQSMSRMLDESSVVKAHQQWMMKYGITYSNNFEMEKRLQVFKENLEYIEKFNNSGNKSYTLGLNPYSDLTTEEFMASYTGLNVPSRVSSSKLKSSSVLFNITSNLDDLDWMDWRDNGAVTDIKAQGFCGGCWAFAAVAAVEGLWKIKRGTLLRLSEQQVIDCDTNSESCTSGDIVSAFKYMVGSVGILEESQYQYTQGEKPCKPVNIDDVEAYIKSYKMVKENDEQQLLQAVSRQPVAAAVHAGQEFKEYAGGVYAGTCGPTENHAVAIIGYGVNENGVKYWLIKNSWGQGWGEKGYMRLIREGPAGKPEGHCGIANYASFPQLEDGY, encoded by the exons ATGCATCTTATTAGTATTTGCATCATTATCTTGTGGGCATATGCATATCAAAGTATGTCTAGAATGTTGGATGAATCATCTGTTGTTAAAGCACACCAACAATGGATGATGAAGTATggaatcacatattcaaataatttTGAGATGGAGAAACGTTTACAGGTATTCAAAGAGAATTTAGAATACATAGAGAAGTTTAATAACTCTGGTAACAAGAGTTACACGCTTGGCTTAAATCCATATTCTGATTTAACTACTGAAGAGTTTATGGCTTCCTATACGGGACTCAATGTCCCAAGCCGAGTTTCTTCCTCCAAACTAAAATCAAGTTCAGTACTCTTCAACATCACATCAAATTTAGATGATTTAGATTGGATGGATTGGAGAGACAATGGAGCAGTTACCGATATTAAAGCACAAGGATTTTGTG GAGGTTGTTGGGCGTTTGCAGCTGTGGCGGCGGTAGAAGGCTTATGGAAAATAAAGAGGGGCACGCTGCTCAGATTGTCAGAACAACAAGTAATTGACTGTGATACGAATAGCGAGAGTTGTACCAGTGGTGATATTGTTAGTGCCTTCAAATACATGGTAGGAAGCGTTGGTATTCTCGAAGAATCTCAATATCAATATACACAAGGTGAAAAACCCTGTAAACCAGTAAATATAGATGATGTTGAGGCTTATATAAAATCTTACAAAATGGTAAAAGAGAATGATGAACAACAATTACTTCAAGCTGTGTCACGACAACCAGTTGCGGCTGCTGTTCATGCCGGACAGGAATTTAAAGAATACGCTGGAGGGGTTTATGCAGGAACATGCGGACCTACGGAAAATCATGCAGTTGCTATAATTGGTTATGGTGTAAATGAAAATGGAGTGAAATATTGGTTGATTAAAAATTCTTGGGGTCAAGGCTGGGGAGAGAAAGGTTACATGAGGTTGATAAGAGAAGGTCCAGCTGGTAAACCTGAAGGTCATTGTGGCATTGCTAATTATGCTTCTTTTCCTCAGTTAGAGGATGGATATTGa